A part of Arthrobacter dokdonellae genomic DNA contains:
- a CDS encoding histidine phosphatase family protein, whose translation MSATTTSAPAGTLLLLVRHGETPTTGQVLPGRAPGLHLSGRGHVQAERIADRLAGLTPDAVHSSPLERARETAAPSAARWGLEVSEDAGLTECDFGAWTGAPLSELARLPEWQSVQQTPSAFRFPDGESFVEMQTRMVNTLERLCGAHPRGVVVCFSHADPIKAAVAHYLGTPLDLFQRITISPGSVSAVSLVEDQGPAVLMVNSTLEPLGGRRPS comes from the coding sequence ATGAGCGCAACAACAACTTCGGCGCCGGCGGGAACCCTGCTCCTGCTGGTGCGCCATGGTGAAACGCCGACCACGGGCCAGGTGCTGCCCGGCCGCGCGCCCGGGCTGCACCTCTCCGGCCGCGGGCACGTCCAGGCCGAGCGGATCGCCGACCGACTTGCCGGCCTGACGCCCGACGCCGTCCATTCCTCCCCATTGGAACGTGCCCGGGAAACGGCGGCGCCCAGTGCAGCCCGCTGGGGGCTCGAGGTGTCGGAGGACGCCGGGCTGACCGAGTGCGACTTCGGGGCGTGGACCGGCGCCCCGCTCTCCGAGCTGGCGCGACTGCCGGAGTGGCAGTCGGTCCAACAGACGCCGTCGGCCTTCCGCTTCCCGGACGGGGAGAGCTTCGTGGAGATGCAGACGCGGATGGTGAACACGCTGGAACGGTTGTGCGGGGCCCATCCGCGGGGCGTCGTCGTCTGCTTCTCCCATGCCGACCCGATCAAGGCGGCCGTGGCCCATTACCTGGGCACGCCGCTTGACCTCTTTCAGCGAATCACCATCAGTCCGGGCTCGGTTTCCGCCGTTTCGCTGGTGGAGGACCAAGGGCCGGCCGTGCTCATGGTCAATTCGACCCTGGAGCCGCTGGGCGGGCGGAGGCCGTCATGA
- a CDS encoding alpha/beta hydrolase — translation MIPQRYSYGPDPSQWADLHLPDEPDQAGVVVVIHGGYWRSTYGAELGAPLARDLAAHGVAAWNLEYRRMGNGGGWPETFLDVAAGIDALAAAGHGLDLARVVVLGHSAGGHLGVWAAGRGAFPTTAVGGGPAVAVSGVVSQSGLLNLAEAQRLGLSNRAVTALLGRDVARADPMAALPLGVPLYAVQAADDDDVPASQSRSYVAAAVAAGGTAEFISVPGDHYALIDPGSRAWAVCRDLVLGLLARA, via the coding sequence ATGATCCCGCAGCGCTATTCCTACGGCCCGGACCCCTCCCAGTGGGCGGACCTCCACCTGCCGGACGAACCGGACCAGGCAGGCGTGGTGGTGGTGATCCATGGCGGCTACTGGCGCAGCACGTACGGCGCCGAGCTGGGCGCCCCGCTGGCGCGCGACCTCGCCGCGCACGGGGTGGCGGCCTGGAACCTGGAGTACCGGCGCATGGGCAACGGAGGGGGCTGGCCGGAGACGTTCCTGGACGTGGCGGCCGGCATCGACGCACTGGCCGCCGCGGGCCACGGCCTGGACCTTGCGCGCGTGGTGGTGCTCGGCCACTCCGCCGGCGGACATCTGGGCGTGTGGGCGGCCGGCCGCGGCGCGTTCCCAACCACGGCGGTGGGCGGGGGACCCGCGGTGGCCGTGTCCGGCGTCGTCAGCCAGTCCGGGCTGTTGAACCTGGCCGAGGCGCAGCGGCTGGGGCTGAGCAACCGCGCAGTGACGGCGCTGCTGGGCCGGGATGTGGCGCGCGCGGATCCCATGGCGGCCCTGCCCCTGGGCGTCCCCCTGTACGCTGTCCAGGCCGCGGACGACGACGACGTCCCCGCCTCCCAGAGCCGCAGTTACGTCGCGGCGGCGGTCGCGGCGGGCGGGACGGCGGAGTTCATTTCCGTCCCCGGCGACCACTACGCCCTGATCGACCCGGGCAGCCGCGCCTGGGCCGTATGCCGGGACCTGGTCCTCGGGCTGCTGGCGCGGGCGTAA
- a CDS encoding SCO1664 family protein produces MSARELTLLAGGGVELVGRVANSSNATFLVEVSDGGDAAYAIYKPEAGERPLADFAPGLYRRERAAYLLSEALQWEIVPPTVIRGDAPLGIGSLQWFIEADAGEHYFTLYAHAPETRAALARIAVFDCLANNTDRKSGHVLRGPDGHIWGIDNGLCFAAASKLRTVIWDFAGDPIPDAVLADIAPLGDAVPPELADLLDDGEAAALARRARRLLRDGVLPEDATGMRYPWPLV; encoded by the coding sequence GTGTCAGCCCGGGAGCTGACGCTGCTTGCCGGGGGCGGGGTGGAACTGGTGGGGCGCGTGGCGAACAGCAGCAACGCGACATTCCTGGTTGAGGTTTCCGACGGCGGCGATGCGGCCTACGCGATCTACAAGCCCGAAGCCGGGGAGCGGCCGCTGGCCGATTTCGCGCCGGGACTGTACCGGCGCGAACGGGCGGCCTACCTGCTCAGCGAGGCGCTGCAGTGGGAAATCGTGCCGCCAACGGTGATCCGGGGGGACGCGCCGCTGGGGATCGGATCGCTGCAGTGGTTCATCGAGGCCGACGCCGGTGAGCACTACTTCACGCTGTACGCGCACGCACCCGAGACCCGGGCGGCCCTGGCGCGGATTGCCGTGTTCGACTGCCTCGCCAACAACACCGACCGCAAGAGCGGACACGTGCTGCGCGGGCCGGACGGGCATATCTGGGGCATCGACAACGGGCTGTGCTTTGCCGCGGCCAGCAAGCTGCGCACGGTGATCTGGGATTTCGCGGGAGATCCCATCCCGGACGCCGTGCTGGCGGACATCGCGCCGCTTGGCGACGCCGTGCCGCCGGAGCTGGCGGACCTGCTCGACGACGGCGAGGCCGCCGCGCTGGCCCGGCGGGCGAGGCGCCTGCTGCGCGACGGCGTGCTGCCGGAAGATGCCACCGGCATGCGCTACCCGTGGCCGCTGGTGTGA
- a CDS encoding DUF2127 domain-containing protein — protein sequence MALLKFTDWWDRFFAIGIILKGLDGALELVGGLFLLFVAPEQIKDLAILITQPELTDDPNDFIANHILQGASGLSDHVVVFTAAYLLAHGIVKVVLVTALLLDKLWAYPWMIGVLVIFILYQFYQLTLTPSLGLVVLTVFDILIVGLTWHEYVRHRRRRKELT from the coding sequence ATGGCCTTACTGAAATTCACGGACTGGTGGGACAGGTTCTTTGCCATCGGCATCATCCTCAAGGGCCTCGACGGGGCCCTGGAGCTGGTGGGCGGGCTGTTCCTGCTGTTCGTGGCGCCGGAGCAGATCAAGGATCTGGCCATCCTGATCACCCAGCCGGAACTGACTGACGATCCGAACGACTTCATCGCCAACCACATCCTGCAGGGCGCATCCGGCCTCAGCGACCATGTGGTGGTTTTCACCGCCGCCTACCTGCTGGCGCACGGCATCGTCAAGGTGGTCCTGGTGACGGCGCTGCTGCTGGACAAGCTCTGGGCCTACCCGTGGATGATCGGCGTCCTGGTCATCTTCATCCTCTACCAGTTCTACCAGCTCACGCTCACCCCGTCGCTGGGGCTGGTCGTGCTGACCGTGTTCGATATCCTGATTGTGGGCCTGACCTGGCACGAATACGTCAGGCACCGCAGACGCAGAAAAGAGCTGACATGA
- a CDS encoding NADP-dependent oxidoreductase, giving the protein MKAMSYARYGGAEVLERTEQPVPKVSPGSVLVRVRAAGVNPVDWKIMAGHLDQIMDVTFPVVPGWDVAGVVEAVGLDTPEFEVGDEVYSYGRRDTVHGGTFAELVALPASAVSRKPVSLGWEEAAGLPLTGLTALRTLDALRLTGGETILVHNGSGGVGRTAVQLAVHAGARVIATASAKNHARLRELGAEPVEYGDGLAGRVRALAPDGADAVADFAGGVLETTLAVLKDGGRHASIADGSVSGQGGRYVWVRPDARELDRLSALVDAGTLTVDVSATYPMEEAAAAFAASMSGHGGGKIVLSEFSS; this is encoded by the coding sequence ATGAAGGCCATGAGCTATGCACGCTACGGCGGCGCTGAAGTCCTTGAACGTACCGAGCAGCCCGTGCCGAAGGTCTCCCCCGGATCCGTGCTGGTCCGGGTCAGGGCCGCCGGCGTCAACCCCGTGGACTGGAAGATCATGGCCGGCCATCTGGACCAAATCATGGACGTGACCTTCCCGGTGGTGCCGGGCTGGGATGTGGCCGGCGTCGTGGAGGCAGTGGGCCTTGACACGCCGGAGTTCGAGGTGGGGGACGAGGTCTACTCCTACGGCCGCCGCGACACCGTCCATGGAGGAACGTTTGCCGAGCTGGTCGCCCTGCCCGCCTCAGCGGTCTCCCGCAAGCCCGTGTCGCTGGGCTGGGAAGAAGCCGCAGGGCTTCCGCTGACCGGACTGACGGCGCTGCGGACGTTGGATGCCCTCCGCCTCACCGGGGGCGAGACGATTCTCGTCCACAACGGGTCCGGCGGGGTGGGCCGCACGGCCGTCCAGCTGGCCGTCCATGCAGGAGCCCGCGTGATTGCCACGGCGTCCGCCAAAAACCACGCCCGCCTGCGCGAACTTGGCGCCGAGCCGGTCGAGTACGGCGACGGCCTGGCCGGCCGTGTCCGCGCCCTGGCCCCCGACGGCGCGGACGCCGTGGCGGACTTCGCCGGCGGCGTGCTGGAAACGACGTTGGCCGTGCTCAAGGACGGCGGCCGCCACGCGTCGATTGCCGACGGTTCCGTCTCCGGACAGGGGGGCCGCTATGTCTGGGTCCGCCCGGACGCCCGCGAACTGGACCGGCTCAGCGCGCTGGTCGACGCCGGCACACTCACCGTTGACGTCTCCGCCACCTACCCGATGGAGGAGGCGGCCGCGGCGTTCGCTGCCAGCATGTCCGGACACGGCGGCGGCAAGATCGTCCTGTCGGAGTTCAGCAGCTAG
- the kynA gene encoding tryptophan 2,3-dioxygenase, with amino-acid sequence MPQNTRKIESGIETDFSDKMSYGSYLALDTLLSAQQPVSRHHDEMLFIIQHQTSELWLKLMLHELRAVRVQLAADNLRAAMKGVARIKHIQRSLTEQWSILATLTPSEYVQFRGDLGSASGFQSYQYRAVEFMLGNKNAGMLKVFEANPPARAMLAEILRQTSIYDEFLALLSRRGFAVPAELLARDLTKAHVFNQAVVEAVRVVYEKPDDHWDLYEACEELVDLEDNFQLWRFRHVATVKRIIGMKSGTGGSSGVGFLQRALDLTFFPELYAVRTEIGN; translated from the coding sequence ATGCCACAGAACACCCGGAAAATTGAATCCGGCATTGAGACGGACTTCAGCGACAAGATGAGCTACGGAAGCTACCTGGCGCTGGACACCCTGCTCAGCGCCCAGCAGCCCGTCAGCCGGCACCATGACGAAATGCTGTTCATCATCCAGCATCAGACCTCCGAGCTCTGGCTCAAGCTCATGCTGCACGAGCTGCGGGCCGTGCGCGTCCAGCTCGCCGCGGACAACCTGCGCGCCGCCATGAAGGGCGTGGCCCGGATCAAGCACATCCAGCGCTCGCTGACGGAACAGTGGAGCATCCTGGCCACCCTGACACCCAGTGAATACGTGCAGTTCCGCGGCGACTTGGGTTCGGCGTCGGGGTTCCAGTCGTACCAGTACCGGGCCGTGGAATTCATGCTGGGCAACAAGAACGCCGGGATGCTCAAGGTGTTTGAGGCTAACCCGCCGGCCCGGGCCATGCTGGCGGAGATCCTGCGGCAAACCAGCATCTATGACGAATTCCTGGCGCTCCTCTCCCGCCGGGGCTTTGCCGTCCCAGCGGAGCTGCTGGCACGGGACCTGACCAAGGCGCACGTGTTCAACCAGGCCGTCGTGGAGGCTGTCCGGGTCGTGTATGAAAAGCCCGACGACCACTGGGACCTGTACGAGGCATGCGAGGAGCTGGTGGACCTGGAGGACAACTTCCAGCTCTGGCGCTTCCGCCATGTGGCCACGGTCAAGCGGATCATCGGCATGAAGTCCGGCACGGGCGGCTCCTCCGGAGTCGGCTTCCTGCAGCGGGCCCTGGACCTGACGTTTTTCCCGGAACTGTACGCCGTCCGGACCGAAATCGGGAACTGA
- a CDS encoding vWA domain-containing protein — protein MGVHQHSSRYGRYAGGPDPLAPPVDLAEALDALAEDVMAGYSPRRALREYLRRGGRNRPGLDELAGRIQQRRHELLGRHRLDGTLEEVRKLLDAAVLAERKQLARDVDMDDTDRAFREMQLENLPPSTAAAVNELASYDWQSSEARESYERIKDLLGRELLDQRFAGMKQALEGATEDDREAVEAMLRDLNGLLEKHRRGEDTAQDFQDFMGRHGDFFPENPRSVDELVDALARRAAAAQRLMQSMSAEQREELTRLSAQAFGSQALMAQLDALDSNLQALRPGENWSGSERFGGQEGLGLGDGTGVLQDLAELDGLAEQLSQSYAGSSLDDLDLAALARQLGADAAVSARTLAEIERAMQDGGYLRRDAGGDLRLSPQAMRRLGKSLLRDTARQLSGRTGSRDTRAAGAAGEPAGSSRPWQFGDAEPWDVTRTITNAITRTAADGGNPANGLHLEVGDIEVAETEARTRAAVVLLADVSFSMAAEGRWVPMKRTALALHHLVSTRFRGDRLQLITFGLRAQSMDIGELTALPADREQGTNLHHGLLLAGRFFHQHRSLQPVLLVVTDGEPTAHLLPDGEPWFSWPPDPATVGATVAELDRLGRAGTQVTFFRLGGDPGLERFVDGMARRIGGRVVAPDVGDLGAAVLREYLRTHSQGPYGEAGWAL, from the coding sequence ATGGGCGTCCACCAACACAGCTCCCGGTACGGACGGTATGCCGGGGGGCCCGATCCGCTGGCGCCGCCGGTGGACCTGGCCGAGGCCCTCGACGCGCTCGCCGAGGACGTCATGGCCGGTTACTCACCGCGCCGCGCGCTCAGGGAGTACCTGCGCCGCGGCGGCCGGAACAGGCCGGGCCTGGACGAGCTGGCTGGCCGCATCCAGCAGCGCCGCCATGAACTGCTGGGCCGGCACCGGCTGGACGGCACCCTCGAGGAGGTCCGCAAGCTCCTCGACGCTGCCGTGCTCGCCGAACGCAAGCAGCTGGCACGCGACGTCGACATGGATGACACCGACCGCGCCTTCCGGGAAATGCAGCTGGAAAACCTGCCGCCGTCGACCGCGGCCGCGGTCAACGAGCTAGCCTCCTACGACTGGCAGTCCAGCGAGGCCAGGGAGTCCTACGAACGGATCAAGGACCTGCTGGGCCGCGAGCTCCTGGACCAGCGCTTCGCCGGGATGAAACAGGCCCTGGAGGGGGCCACGGAGGACGACCGCGAGGCCGTGGAGGCCATGCTGCGCGACCTCAACGGGCTGCTCGAAAAGCACCGGCGCGGGGAGGACACCGCGCAGGACTTCCAGGATTTCATGGGCCGCCACGGAGACTTTTTTCCGGAGAACCCGCGATCGGTCGACGAGCTCGTGGACGCGCTGGCCCGGCGCGCGGCGGCGGCCCAGCGCCTCATGCAGTCCATGTCCGCGGAGCAGCGCGAGGAACTGACGCGGCTCTCCGCCCAGGCCTTCGGCTCGCAGGCGCTGATGGCGCAGCTCGACGCGCTCGACTCCAACCTCCAGGCCCTGCGGCCGGGCGAGAACTGGTCCGGCTCCGAACGCTTCGGCGGCCAGGAGGGCCTGGGCCTCGGCGACGGCACGGGTGTGCTCCAGGACCTTGCCGAACTGGACGGGCTGGCCGAACAGCTTTCCCAGTCCTACGCCGGATCAAGCCTTGACGACCTGGACCTGGCCGCGCTCGCCCGCCAGCTGGGGGCGGACGCGGCGGTCTCGGCCCGCACCCTCGCGGAGATCGAGCGGGCCATGCAGGACGGCGGCTACCTGCGGCGTGATGCGGGCGGGGACCTCCGGCTGTCTCCGCAGGCCATGCGCCGCCTGGGCAAGTCGCTGCTGCGCGACACCGCCAGGCAGCTCTCCGGCCGGACGGGATCCCGGGACACAAGGGCCGCCGGTGCCGCGGGGGAGCCGGCCGGATCCAGCCGCCCGTGGCAGTTCGGCGATGCCGAGCCGTGGGACGTCACCCGCACCATCACCAACGCCATCACCCGCACCGCGGCCGACGGCGGGAACCCGGCCAACGGCCTGCACCTGGAGGTCGGCGACATCGAGGTGGCGGAGACCGAGGCGCGCACCAGGGCCGCCGTCGTCCTGCTCGCGGACGTGTCCTTCTCCATGGCCGCCGAGGGGCGCTGGGTGCCCATGAAACGCACCGCGCTCGCCCTGCACCACCTCGTCTCCACCCGCTTCCGGGGGGACCGGCTGCAGCTAATCACGTTCGGCCTTCGCGCGCAGTCCATGGACATCGGGGAGCTGACCGCCCTGCCGGCGGACCGGGAACAGGGAACCAACCTGCACCACGGCCTGCTGCTGGCCGGGCGCTTCTTCCACCAGCACCGGTCCCTGCAGCCGGTCCTGTTGGTGGTGACCGACGGTGAACCCACCGCACATCTCCTGCCCGACGGCGAGCCCTGGTTTTCCTGGCCGCCGGACCCCGCGACCGTCGGCGCCACGGTCGCCGAACTCGACCGCCTGGGCCGGGCCGGCACGCAGGTGACGTTCTTCCGCCTGGGCGGGGACCCCGGCCTGGAGCGGTTCGTGGATGGCATGGCCCGCCGCATTGGCGGCCGCGTGGTGGCGCCCGACGTCGGCGACCTGGGCGCCGCCGTCCTCCGGGAGTACCTCCGCACGCATTCACAGGGGCCGTACGGTGAAGCCGGCTGGGCGCTATAG
- a CDS encoding sigma 54-interacting transcriptional regulator produces MSDRPDISTVGELRAAGHVHKDLRHELRDNLLAALSAGRDPWPGIHGLDETVLPQLERALLAGHDVVLLGERGQGKTRLLRTLAGLLDEWSPVIDGSELNEHPYEPITERSWARVRGEGDSLPVAWRHRTERYVEKLATPDTSVADLIGDVDPMRVAEGRRLGDPETIHYGLVPRANRGIVAINELPDLAERIQVSLLNVMEERDIQIRGYVLRLPLDVLVVASANPEDYTNRGRIITPLKDRFGAEIRTHYPLELDDEVAVIRQEGKLVADVPPVILEILARYTRALRQSPAINQSSGVSARFGIAGAETVAAAALRRAAVRGEDTAVARIVDLESAVAVLSGKLEFESGEEGREREILGHLLRTATAEAVRLHYRGLDFSPLVAAFDGQVTVTTGDAVTAREFLDNLPALDGSGLYDAIGSHLQAGNDGQRAAAIELALEGLFLARRISKESDGGETVYG; encoded by the coding sequence GTGAGTGATCGTCCAGACATCTCCACCGTTGGTGAACTGCGGGCCGCCGGGCATGTGCACAAGGACCTGCGCCACGAGCTCCGCGACAACCTGCTCGCGGCGCTGTCGGCAGGCCGCGATCCCTGGCCGGGCATCCACGGATTGGATGAGACGGTCCTTCCCCAACTTGAACGTGCCCTGCTCGCCGGCCACGACGTGGTGCTGCTCGGCGAGCGCGGACAGGGCAAGACGCGCCTGCTGCGCACACTGGCCGGGCTGCTGGACGAGTGGTCGCCGGTGATTGATGGCTCGGAATTGAACGAACACCCCTATGAACCCATTACGGAGCGGTCCTGGGCCCGCGTCCGCGGGGAAGGGGACAGCCTGCCCGTGGCCTGGCGCCACCGAACCGAACGATACGTGGAGAAGCTGGCCACCCCGGACACGTCGGTTGCCGACCTCATCGGCGACGTCGATCCCATGCGGGTCGCCGAGGGCCGCCGGCTCGGTGACCCGGAAACCATCCACTACGGCCTGGTCCCGCGCGCCAACCGCGGCATCGTCGCCATCAACGAACTGCCCGACCTCGCCGAGCGGATCCAGGTCTCACTGCTGAACGTGATGGAGGAACGCGACATCCAGATCCGCGGCTATGTGCTGCGCCTGCCGCTGGACGTCCTGGTGGTGGCCTCCGCCAACCCCGAGGACTACACCAACCGCGGCCGGATCATCACGCCCCTCAAGGACCGGTTTGGCGCGGAGATCCGCACCCACTACCCGTTGGAGCTCGACGACGAGGTGGCCGTCATCCGCCAGGAGGGGAAGCTGGTGGCCGACGTCCCGCCGGTCATCCTGGAAATCCTGGCCCGCTACACCCGCGCGCTGCGGCAGTCCCCGGCCATCAACCAAAGCTCCGGGGTCTCGGCGCGGTTCGGCATCGCGGGCGCCGAAACGGTCGCCGCGGCGGCGCTGCGGCGGGCCGCGGTGCGCGGGGAAGACACGGCCGTGGCAAGGATCGTCGACCTGGAAAGCGCGGTGGCCGTCCTGTCCGGGAAGCTGGAATTTGAATCCGGGGAGGAGGGGCGCGAGCGGGAAATCCTGGGCCACCTGCTGCGCACGGCCACCGCGGAGGCTGTGCGGCTGCACTACCGCGGCCTGGATTTCAGCCCGCTGGTGGCCGCGTTCGACGGCCAGGTCACCGTGACCACGGGCGATGCCGTCACCGCCCGCGAGTTTCTGGACAACCTCCCGGCACTGGACGGATCCGGCCTCTACGACGCGATCGGCAGCCACCTGCAGGCGGGCAACGACGGTCAGCGGGCGGCAGCGATTGAACTGGCGCTGGAAGGGCTCTTCCTGGCCCGGCGGATCTCCAAGGAGTCCGACGGCGGGGAGACGGTCTACGGGTAG
- a CDS encoding MFS transporter: protein MAPSPTVAPSLPKEARRVLAGTLVGTTIEWYDFFIFAQLTATLLTPLFLKPLSESNPGLGQILAFAMIGISFLFRPLGAIVAGHLGDKFGRKRILVLTLILMGVATALIGLLPTYAQIGMGAPLLLVLLRVVQGFSAGGEWGGAALMAVEHAPAGKRGYFGAYPQIGVPLGMILATGMLFILRTVTTPEQFTAWGWRIPFLLSVVLVFVGYLIRRAVEESPVFKQLALRKASERTPLKQLFQTNTKQVIQSALIFVSNNAAGYLVIAFLIAYTTKVLHMPLAPVLLATTIGSVGWLIFTLVGGWLSDKIGRRATFVAGYALVFVWMIPMFLLIDTGNVVIYGAAVFVLTIGLGLSYGPQSAMYAEMFPAHIRYSGISIGYAIGAILGGAFAATVAEVLLQKTGWSGSIALYIMALTVVSVAAVLWVGETRGNNLHVEDLDDELVRLAAEEAAGGR, encoded by the coding sequence ATGGCCCCCTCCCCAACAGTGGCACCGTCCCTCCCCAAGGAGGCCCGCCGGGTCCTGGCCGGCACGCTGGTCGGCACCACGATCGAGTGGTACGACTTCTTTATCTTTGCCCAGCTCACGGCAACGCTGCTGACACCGTTGTTCCTCAAGCCGCTGAGCGAGAGCAACCCGGGGCTCGGCCAGATTCTGGCCTTCGCCATGATCGGCATCTCCTTCCTTTTCCGCCCATTGGGCGCGATCGTCGCCGGCCACCTCGGCGACAAGTTTGGCCGCAAGCGCATCCTGGTGCTCACGCTGATCCTCATGGGTGTGGCGACGGCCCTGATCGGCCTGCTGCCGACGTATGCGCAGATCGGCATGGGAGCACCGCTGCTGCTGGTGCTGCTGCGCGTCGTCCAGGGCTTCTCCGCCGGTGGTGAATGGGGCGGCGCAGCGCTGATGGCCGTCGAACACGCCCCGGCCGGCAAGCGCGGCTACTTCGGCGCCTACCCGCAGATCGGCGTGCCGCTGGGCATGATCCTGGCCACCGGCATGCTGTTTATCCTGCGGACCGTGACGACGCCGGAGCAGTTCACCGCCTGGGGATGGCGCATCCCGTTCCTGCTCTCGGTGGTGCTCGTGTTTGTCGGCTACCTGATCCGCCGCGCGGTGGAGGAATCCCCGGTCTTCAAGCAGCTGGCGCTGCGCAAGGCCTCCGAGCGCACCCCGCTAAAGCAGCTGTTCCAGACGAACACCAAGCAGGTCATCCAGTCAGCCCTGATCTTCGTCTCCAACAACGCCGCCGGCTACCTGGTCATCGCGTTCCTCATCGCCTACACGACCAAGGTGCTGCACATGCCCCTGGCCCCGGTGCTGCTGGCCACCACCATCGGCTCGGTCGGGTGGCTCATCTTCACCCTGGTCGGCGGCTGGCTCTCGGACAAGATCGGCCGGCGCGCCACGTTCGTGGCCGGCTATGCGCTGGTGTTCGTGTGGATGATCCCCATGTTCCTCCTGATCGACACAGGCAACGTGGTGATCTACGGCGCCGCCGTGTTCGTGCTGACCATCGGCCTGGGCCTCTCCTACGGCCCGCAGTCAGCAATGTACGCCGAGATGTTCCCGGCACACATCCGCTACTCGGGCATCTCCATTGGCTACGCGATCGGTGCCATCCTCGGCGGGGCGTTCGCCGCCACGGTGGCGGAAGTCCTGCTGCAAAAAACCGGCTGGTCCGGCTCCATCGCGCTCTACATCATGGCGCTCACGGTCGTCTCGGTCGCGGCCGTGCTCTGGGTGGGCGAGACGCGCGGGAACAACCTCCATGTGGAGGACCTCGACGACGAACTCGTGCGCCTGGCCGCCGAAGAGGCGGCCGGGGGCCGGTAG
- a CDS encoding ketopantoate reductase family protein, translated as MRILVVGAGATGGYFGARLAQAGRDVTFLVRGGRAAVLRERGLRISGLGQDQRIEPQIVTAGQPGGPFDVVVVTVKAGGLAGAIADLAPAVGPDTVVIPFLNGMAHLDALAAAFGEDRLLGSVVKVLTTLDDGGGILQLGPLAEWDLGELRGGPSDRVRRILAEIDVPGYTARAVPDALASMWHKWVFIATAGVVTCLMRGPVGAIVAVPGGADFVYAALAEAVAVSTEAGFPVPDPVIAEALGFLTQPGSTFTSSLYRDVTAGLPNEAEHILGDFARRAAEMGLEVPLIDLALMQLRVHEAGRI; from the coding sequence ATGAGGATTCTTGTGGTGGGGGCCGGCGCGACCGGCGGCTACTTTGGCGCACGCCTCGCGCAGGCGGGGCGCGACGTGACCTTCCTGGTCCGCGGCGGCCGGGCGGCGGTCCTGCGGGAGCGGGGGCTGCGGATTTCGGGGCTGGGCCAGGACCAGCGGATCGAGCCGCAGATCGTGACGGCAGGCCAACCGGGCGGGCCGTTCGACGTCGTGGTGGTCACCGTCAAGGCGGGCGGGCTCGCCGGCGCCATCGCCGACCTGGCCCCCGCCGTCGGTCCGGACACGGTGGTCATCCCCTTCCTCAACGGCATGGCGCACCTCGACGCGCTTGCCGCGGCCTTTGGGGAGGATCGGCTGCTGGGCAGCGTGGTCAAGGTGCTCACCACCTTGGACGACGGCGGTGGCATCCTCCAGCTGGGCCCCCTCGCCGAGTGGGACCTGGGCGAGCTGCGCGGCGGCCCCAGCGACAGGGTGCGGCGGATCCTCGCCGAGATCGACGTCCCCGGCTACACGGCCCGGGCGGTCCCCGACGCGCTCGCTTCGATGTGGCACAAGTGGGTGTTCATCGCGACGGCGGGCGTCGTGACGTGCCTGATGCGCGGGCCCGTGGGCGCCATCGTGGCCGTCCCGGGCGGCGCCGACTTTGTCTACGCGGCCCTGGCCGAGGCCGTCGCCGTCTCCACCGAGGCTGGCTTCCCCGTTCCGGACCCCGTCATCGCGGAGGCGCTGGGGTTCCTGACCCAGCCGGGCTCCACGTTCACCTCGTCGCTGTACCGCGACGTCACGGCGGGGCTGCCCAACGAGGCCGAACACATCCTGGGCGACTTTGCGCGCCGCGCGGCGGAGATGGGCCTGGAGGTGCCGCTCATCGACCTGGCCCTCATGCAGCTGCGCGTGCACGAGGCCGGGCGGATTTAG